One part of the Musa acuminata AAA Group cultivar baxijiao chromosome BXJ1-5, Cavendish_Baxijiao_AAA, whole genome shotgun sequence genome encodes these proteins:
- the LOC135674845 gene encoding DNA-directed RNA polymerase III subunit 1-like isoform X3: MVDEDCELLNLYDRPDKLIVTTIAVPPVAVRPSVFVDFGKSSNEDSITTILKNIINTNSILREDLEGAAPPFKCLDCWAHLQIQVVEYINSEAPSVPDSKHRGLIQRLKGKQGRFRGNLSGKRVEFTGRTVISPDPNLKITEVAIPVLMAKKLTYPERVSAYNIEKLRQRICNGPDKYPGANFILLGDGTKQHLRYVDKKTAASELKYGYIVERHLEDGDVVLFNRQPSLHRMSIMCHRARIMPWRTLRFNESVCNPYNADFDGDEMNLHVPQTEEARTEALMLMGVQNNLCTPKNGEILVASTQDFLTSSFLITRKDTFYDRAAFSLMCSYMGDSMDPIDLPSPAIIKPIELWTGKQLFSVLIRPNARTKVFLNLMVKEKIYTKSETMCPSDGYVYFRNSELICGQLGKVTLGNGNKDGLFSVLLRDYNSHAAASCMNRLAKLSARWIGNHGFSIGIDDVQPGEHLNQQKKKKIDEGYRECHELISLYGKGKLTLQPGCNAAQTLELKITGVLNQIRAIAGNVCMNELHWRNSPLIMSQCGSKGSPINISQMVSCVGQQSVGGRRAPNGFIDRTLPHFPINSKTPAAKGFVANSFYTGLTATEFFFHTMGGREGLVDTAVKTAETGYMSRRLMKGLEDLSIYYDETVRNASGGIVQFLYGDDGMDPAKMEGKDGIPLNMDQLFMKVMATCPPREHDMLSPTEALRIMDDRLAKYDMSPEGGCSAAFKKLLSDFVHKRVSALANMRKSLKLDETDMGRKDSTVLENVAAKISGISSKQLEVFLETCISRYHSKKVEAGAAIGAIGAQSIGEPGTQMTLKTFHFAGVASMNVTLGVPRIKEIINASKNISTPIVTATLLNGRDVLSARVVKSCIEKTVLGEVAKALKIVLKSSRPYIVVKLDMDLIEALHMRVSAESVCHSILNHPKIKLKSEHINNIGSDKLKIYPPEADRRKLQFEMHSLKAMLPKVIVKGIPTVERAVINETNGVYNLLVEGTNLLAVMGTPGIDASKTRSNHVIEVQRTLGIEAARQCIINEIQYTMRGHGMSIDTRHMMLLADLMTYKGEVLGITRFGISKMKESVLMLASFEKTAEHLFNASYGGRDDQIEGVSECIIMGIPMQLGTGILKVRQRVEKLPELKYAPDPIIS; the protein is encoded by the exons ATGGTCGATGAG GACTGTGAATTGCTTAATCTTTATGATAGACCCGATAAATTAATCGTGACAACTATTGCAGTGCCACCCGTGGCTGTCCGCCCTTCTGTTTTTGTTGATTTTGGAAAATCAAG CAATGAGGATAGTATCACTACCATATTGAAAAATATAATCAACACCAATTCTATTCTTCGAGAGGATCTTGAAGgtgctgctcctccattcaagtgtTTG GACTGCTGGGCTCACCTTCAAATTCAAGTCGTTGAATATATAAATAGTGAAGCTCCTTCAGTTCCTGATTCAAAACATCGAGGACTTATTCAGAGGCTCAAAGGGAAGCAGGGACGCTTTCGTGGTAACTTGTCAGGAAAACGTGTTGAATTCACTGGAAGGACTGTGATTTCTCCTGACCCGAATTTGAAAATTACAGAG GTTGCCATTCCTGTGCTTATGGCTAAGAAACTAACTTATCCAGAAAGAGTTTCTGCCTATAACATAGAAAAGTTAAGGCAGCGTATATGCAATGGACCTGACAAATACCCAGGGGCAAACTTCATTTTATTAGGTGATGGCACGAAGCA GCATTTAAGGTATGTGGACAAGAAGACTGCTGCTAGTGAACTAAAATATGGTTATATAGTAGAAAGGCATTTAGAAGATGGAGATGTTGTTCTTTTTAACAGACAACCAAGCCTGCATAGGATGTCAATTATGTGTCACAGG GCAAGGATAATGCCTTGGAGAACATTGAGATTTAATGAATCTGTTTGCAACCCTTACAATGCTGATTTTGATGGTGATGAGATGAATTTACATGTTCCTCAAACAGAAGAAGCTCGTACTGAAGCTCTTATGCTCATGGGG GTCCAGAATAATTTGTGCACTCCAAAGAATGGAGAAATATTAGTTGCTTCCACTCAAGACTTCCTGACGTCATCCTTTCTGATTACAAGAAAAGACACATTCTATGATCGAGCTGCATTCTCTCTTATGTGCTCCTATATGGGTGATTCCATGGATCCCATTGATTTGCCTTCACCAGCCATTATCAAG CCTATTGAGCTCTGGACTGGGAAGCAGCTATTTAGTGTTCTTATACGCCCTAATGCACGTACAAAGGTGTTCTTAAATCTTATGGTCAAAGAGAAAATATATACAAAATCTGAGACTATGTGTCCCAGTGATGGATACGTATATTTCCGTAACAGCGAGCTTATATGCGGGCAACTTGGGAAGGTTACACTAG GTAATGGTAACAAGGACGGGCTGTTCTCTGTTCTCTTAAGAGACTATAATTCTCATGCTGCTGCGAGTTGTATGAATCGTTTGGCAAAATTGAG TGCCAGGTGGATAGGAAACCATGGATTTTCAATCGGTATTGATGATGTCCAGCCAGGAGAACATCTTAAtcagcaaaagaagaagaaaattgatgAAGGATATAGAGAATGCCATGAACTTATTTCCTTATACGGCAAAGGGAAACTTACATTGCAGCCTGGTTGCAATGCCGCTCAGACCTTGGAACTTAAGATAACTGGtgtattaaaccaaattagaGCTATTGCTGGAAAT GTTTGTATGAATGAACTCCATTGGAGAAATAGCCCTTTGATTATGTCACAATGTGGTTCTAAGGGTTCTCCCATCAATATCAGCCAGATGGTTTCATGTGTTGGTCAGCAGTCAGTTGGTGGTCGTCGTGCTCCTAATGGATTTATAGATCGAACTCTTCCACACTTCCCTATAAATTCGAAAACTCCAGCT GCTAAAGGTTTTGTTGCTAATTCATTTTACACTGGTTTGACGGCCACCGAGTTCTTCTTCCATACAATGGGTGGACGAGAAGGTCTTGTCGACACAGCA GTAAAAACTGCAGAAACTGGATACATGTCTCGCAGATTGATGAAAGGTTTGGAAGATCTCTCCATTTATTATGATGAGACAGTGCGCAATGCTAGTGGAGGTATAGTGCAGTTTCTTTATGGAGATGATGGCATGGATCCAGCAAAGATGGAAGGAAAGGATGGCATTCCCTTAAATATGGATCAGTTATTTATGAAAGTTATG GCTACCTGTCCTCCTAGAGAACATGACATGTTATCTCCAACGGAAGCTTTACGAATTATGGATGACAGACTGGCAAAATATGATATGTCCCCCGAGGGTGGTTGCTCTGCTGCCTTCAAGAAATTGCTCTCTGATTTCGTTCATAAGCGTGTATCTGCATTGGCAAACATGAGGAAATCACTTAAACTTGATGAAACTGATATGGGGAGAAAGGATTCCACTGTGTTGGAAAATGTTGCTGCTAAGATATCTGGAATTAGTTCTAAACAACTGGAG GTTTTCTTAGAGACATGTATATCACGCTATCACTCCAAAAAAGTTGAAGCTGGAGCAGCCATTGGTGCAATCGGAGCTCAAAGCATAGGAGAACCAGGGACACAGATGACGTTGAAAACATTTCACTTTGCTGGAGTTGCTAGCATGA ATGTCACACTCGGTGTTCCTCGTATCAAGGAAATAATAAACGCCTCCAAAAATATAAGCACACCAATTGTTACTGCTACACTTCTTAATGGTCGTGATGTTTTATCTGCTCGTGTGGTGAAAAGCTGTATTGAGAAGACCGTCTTAGGGGAG GTTGCTAAAGCATTGAAGATTGTGTTGAAATCTAGTCGACCATACATAGTTGTCAAACTTGACATGGATCTAATTGAGGCCTTACATATGAGGGTCTCTGCTGAGTCTGTGTGTCACTCAATCCTAAaccatccaaaaataaaattgaaatctGAG CATATAAATAACATAGGCAGCGACAAGTTGAAGATCTACCCCCCAGAAGCTGATAGAAGAAAGCTTCAGTTTGAAATGCACTCTCTAAAAGCGATGCTTCCAAAGGTTATTGTGAAG GGTATTCCGACTGTTGAGCGTGCTGTCATCAACGAAACAAATGGAGTATACAACCTACTGGTTGAAGG TACAAACCTTTTAGCTGTCATGGGTACTCCAGGAATTGATGCAAGTAAAACAAGAAGTAACCATGTCATTGAAGTTCAGCGGACACTTGGAATTGAAGCTGCAAGGCAATGCATCATTAATGAAATACAATATACCATGCGTGGCCATGGAATGAGTATAGATACTCGCCATATGATGCTTCTGGCAGATCTAATGACCTATAAG GGAGAAGTGCTTGGGATTACAAGATttggcatttcaaaaatgaaagAAAGTGTTCTGATGCTAGCATCTTTTGAGAAAACTGCAGAGCACTTGTTTAATGCTTCGTATGGTGGAAGGGACGATCAAATAGAGGGTGTTAGCGAATGTATTATAATGGGCATCCCCATGCAACTTGGAACTGGAATACTGAAAGTTAGACAAAG GGTGGAGAAGCTTCCTGAATTGAAGTATGCACCTGATCCAATTATAAGTTGA
- the LOC135674845 gene encoding DNA-directed RNA polymerase III subunit 1-like isoform X1, translating to MPPREEKLRCTKEPYIEDVGPQRIKSIRFSTFSGEEIKKLAEVQVWNNRIYGIDLRPVENGLLDPKMGAANKAGVCATCHGNFTECPGHFGYLKLTLPVFNVGFFNSILNVLKCICKACARILLLENDRRIFLKKMRNPKADIFMKNALMKKIRDKCKISICPWCGSRNGVVKKARSSFAIAHDFSRSVDESIEVVRAALSHIKAKSSFQIVHVLSPVTVLSLFKRMVDEDCELLNLYDRPDKLIVTTIAVPPVAVRPSVFVDFGKSSNEDSITTILKNIINTNSILREDLEGAAPPFKCLDCWAHLQIQVVEYINSEAPSVPDSKHRGLIQRLKGKQGRFRGNLSGKRVEFTGRTVISPDPNLKITEVAIPVLMAKKLTYPERVSAYNIEKLRQRICNGPDKYPGANFILLGDGTKQHLRYVDKKTAASELKYGYIVERHLEDGDVVLFNRQPSLHRMSIMCHRARIMPWRTLRFNESVCNPYNADFDGDEMNLHVPQTEEARTEALMLMGVQNNLCTPKNGEILVASTQDFLTSSFLITRKDTFYDRAAFSLMCSYMGDSMDPIDLPSPAIIKPIELWTGKQLFSVLIRPNARTKVFLNLMVKEKIYTKSETMCPSDGYVYFRNSELICGQLGKVTLGNGNKDGLFSVLLRDYNSHAAASCMNRLAKLSARWIGNHGFSIGIDDVQPGEHLNQQKKKKIDEGYRECHELISLYGKGKLTLQPGCNAAQTLELKITGVLNQIRAIAGNVCMNELHWRNSPLIMSQCGSKGSPINISQMVSCVGQQSVGGRRAPNGFIDRTLPHFPINSKTPAAKGFVANSFYTGLTATEFFFHTMGGREGLVDTAVKTAETGYMSRRLMKGLEDLSIYYDETVRNASGGIVQFLYGDDGMDPAKMEGKDGIPLNMDQLFMKVMATCPPREHDMLSPTEALRIMDDRLAKYDMSPEGGCSAAFKKLLSDFVHKRVSALANMRKSLKLDETDMGRKDSTVLENVAAKISGISSKQLEVFLETCISRYHSKKVEAGAAIGAIGAQSIGEPGTQMTLKTFHFAGVASMNVTLGVPRIKEIINASKNISTPIVTATLLNGRDVLSARVVKSCIEKTVLGEVAKALKIVLKSSRPYIVVKLDMDLIEALHMRVSAESVCHSILNHPKIKLKSEHINNIGSDKLKIYPPEADRRKLQFEMHSLKAMLPKVIVKGIPTVERAVINETNGVYNLLVEGTNLLAVMGTPGIDASKTRSNHVIEVQRTLGIEAARQCIINEIQYTMRGHGMSIDTRHMMLLADLMTYKGEVLGITRFGISKMKESVLMLASFEKTAEHLFNASYGGRDDQIEGVSECIIMGIPMQLGTGILKVRQRVEKLPELKYAPDPIIS from the exons ATGCCGCCGCGGGAGGAGAAGCTGCGGTGCACGAAAGAACCCTATATCGAGGACGTCGGTCCTCAAAGAAT AAAGAGTATTCGGTTTAGCACGTTCTCGGGCGAGGAGATAAAGAAACTAGCGGAGGTGCAGGTGTGGAACAATCGAATCTATGGGATTGATTTGAGACCCGTGGAGAATGGGTTGCTTGACCCTAAGATG GGTGCTGCTAACAAAGCCGGAGTTTGTGCTACATGCCATGGGAATTTCACTGAGTGTCCTGGACATTTTGGATATCTAAAGCTGACACTACCTGTTTTCAATGTTGGCTTTTTCAATTCTATTCTTAATGTCTTGAAGTGCATCTGCAAG GCCTGTGCTAGGATACTTCTGTTGGAAAATGATCGGAGAATTTTTTTGAAGAAGATGAGAAATCCTAAAGCTGATATATTCATGAAAAATGCTCTTATGAAGAAAATCAGAGACAAGTGCAAAATTTCTATTTGTCCTTGGTGTGGAAGTAGAAACG GTGTGGTAAAAAAAGCAAGATCATCATTCGCCATTGCTCATGACTTTTCAAGAAGTGTTGATGAAAGCATAGAAGTAGTCCGTGCTGCATTATCTCACATTAAAGCTAAATCATCCTTTCAAATTGTGCACGTTTTAAGTCCAGTTACTGTTCTTTCTCTTTTTAAAAGAATGGTCGATGAG GACTGTGAATTGCTTAATCTTTATGATAGACCCGATAAATTAATCGTGACAACTATTGCAGTGCCACCCGTGGCTGTCCGCCCTTCTGTTTTTGTTGATTTTGGAAAATCAAG CAATGAGGATAGTATCACTACCATATTGAAAAATATAATCAACACCAATTCTATTCTTCGAGAGGATCTTGAAGgtgctgctcctccattcaagtgtTTG GACTGCTGGGCTCACCTTCAAATTCAAGTCGTTGAATATATAAATAGTGAAGCTCCTTCAGTTCCTGATTCAAAACATCGAGGACTTATTCAGAGGCTCAAAGGGAAGCAGGGACGCTTTCGTGGTAACTTGTCAGGAAAACGTGTTGAATTCACTGGAAGGACTGTGATTTCTCCTGACCCGAATTTGAAAATTACAGAG GTTGCCATTCCTGTGCTTATGGCTAAGAAACTAACTTATCCAGAAAGAGTTTCTGCCTATAACATAGAAAAGTTAAGGCAGCGTATATGCAATGGACCTGACAAATACCCAGGGGCAAACTTCATTTTATTAGGTGATGGCACGAAGCA GCATTTAAGGTATGTGGACAAGAAGACTGCTGCTAGTGAACTAAAATATGGTTATATAGTAGAAAGGCATTTAGAAGATGGAGATGTTGTTCTTTTTAACAGACAACCAAGCCTGCATAGGATGTCAATTATGTGTCACAGG GCAAGGATAATGCCTTGGAGAACATTGAGATTTAATGAATCTGTTTGCAACCCTTACAATGCTGATTTTGATGGTGATGAGATGAATTTACATGTTCCTCAAACAGAAGAAGCTCGTACTGAAGCTCTTATGCTCATGGGG GTCCAGAATAATTTGTGCACTCCAAAGAATGGAGAAATATTAGTTGCTTCCACTCAAGACTTCCTGACGTCATCCTTTCTGATTACAAGAAAAGACACATTCTATGATCGAGCTGCATTCTCTCTTATGTGCTCCTATATGGGTGATTCCATGGATCCCATTGATTTGCCTTCACCAGCCATTATCAAG CCTATTGAGCTCTGGACTGGGAAGCAGCTATTTAGTGTTCTTATACGCCCTAATGCACGTACAAAGGTGTTCTTAAATCTTATGGTCAAAGAGAAAATATATACAAAATCTGAGACTATGTGTCCCAGTGATGGATACGTATATTTCCGTAACAGCGAGCTTATATGCGGGCAACTTGGGAAGGTTACACTAG GTAATGGTAACAAGGACGGGCTGTTCTCTGTTCTCTTAAGAGACTATAATTCTCATGCTGCTGCGAGTTGTATGAATCGTTTGGCAAAATTGAG TGCCAGGTGGATAGGAAACCATGGATTTTCAATCGGTATTGATGATGTCCAGCCAGGAGAACATCTTAAtcagcaaaagaagaagaaaattgatgAAGGATATAGAGAATGCCATGAACTTATTTCCTTATACGGCAAAGGGAAACTTACATTGCAGCCTGGTTGCAATGCCGCTCAGACCTTGGAACTTAAGATAACTGGtgtattaaaccaaattagaGCTATTGCTGGAAAT GTTTGTATGAATGAACTCCATTGGAGAAATAGCCCTTTGATTATGTCACAATGTGGTTCTAAGGGTTCTCCCATCAATATCAGCCAGATGGTTTCATGTGTTGGTCAGCAGTCAGTTGGTGGTCGTCGTGCTCCTAATGGATTTATAGATCGAACTCTTCCACACTTCCCTATAAATTCGAAAACTCCAGCT GCTAAAGGTTTTGTTGCTAATTCATTTTACACTGGTTTGACGGCCACCGAGTTCTTCTTCCATACAATGGGTGGACGAGAAGGTCTTGTCGACACAGCA GTAAAAACTGCAGAAACTGGATACATGTCTCGCAGATTGATGAAAGGTTTGGAAGATCTCTCCATTTATTATGATGAGACAGTGCGCAATGCTAGTGGAGGTATAGTGCAGTTTCTTTATGGAGATGATGGCATGGATCCAGCAAAGATGGAAGGAAAGGATGGCATTCCCTTAAATATGGATCAGTTATTTATGAAAGTTATG GCTACCTGTCCTCCTAGAGAACATGACATGTTATCTCCAACGGAAGCTTTACGAATTATGGATGACAGACTGGCAAAATATGATATGTCCCCCGAGGGTGGTTGCTCTGCTGCCTTCAAGAAATTGCTCTCTGATTTCGTTCATAAGCGTGTATCTGCATTGGCAAACATGAGGAAATCACTTAAACTTGATGAAACTGATATGGGGAGAAAGGATTCCACTGTGTTGGAAAATGTTGCTGCTAAGATATCTGGAATTAGTTCTAAACAACTGGAG GTTTTCTTAGAGACATGTATATCACGCTATCACTCCAAAAAAGTTGAAGCTGGAGCAGCCATTGGTGCAATCGGAGCTCAAAGCATAGGAGAACCAGGGACACAGATGACGTTGAAAACATTTCACTTTGCTGGAGTTGCTAGCATGA ATGTCACACTCGGTGTTCCTCGTATCAAGGAAATAATAAACGCCTCCAAAAATATAAGCACACCAATTGTTACTGCTACACTTCTTAATGGTCGTGATGTTTTATCTGCTCGTGTGGTGAAAAGCTGTATTGAGAAGACCGTCTTAGGGGAG GTTGCTAAAGCATTGAAGATTGTGTTGAAATCTAGTCGACCATACATAGTTGTCAAACTTGACATGGATCTAATTGAGGCCTTACATATGAGGGTCTCTGCTGAGTCTGTGTGTCACTCAATCCTAAaccatccaaaaataaaattgaaatctGAG CATATAAATAACATAGGCAGCGACAAGTTGAAGATCTACCCCCCAGAAGCTGATAGAAGAAAGCTTCAGTTTGAAATGCACTCTCTAAAAGCGATGCTTCCAAAGGTTATTGTGAAG GGTATTCCGACTGTTGAGCGTGCTGTCATCAACGAAACAAATGGAGTATACAACCTACTGGTTGAAGG TACAAACCTTTTAGCTGTCATGGGTACTCCAGGAATTGATGCAAGTAAAACAAGAAGTAACCATGTCATTGAAGTTCAGCGGACACTTGGAATTGAAGCTGCAAGGCAATGCATCATTAATGAAATACAATATACCATGCGTGGCCATGGAATGAGTATAGATACTCGCCATATGATGCTTCTGGCAGATCTAATGACCTATAAG GGAGAAGTGCTTGGGATTACAAGATttggcatttcaaaaatgaaagAAAGTGTTCTGATGCTAGCATCTTTTGAGAAAACTGCAGAGCACTTGTTTAATGCTTCGTATGGTGGAAGGGACGATCAAATAGAGGGTGTTAGCGAATGTATTATAATGGGCATCCCCATGCAACTTGGAACTGGAATACTGAAAGTTAGACAAAG GGTGGAGAAGCTTCCTGAATTGAAGTATGCACCTGATCCAATTATAAGTTGA
- the LOC135674845 gene encoding DNA-directed RNA polymerase III subunit 1-like isoform X2, with translation MPPREEKLRCTKEPYIEDVGPQRIKSIRFSTFSGEEIKKLAEVQVWNNRIYGIDLRPVENGLLDPKMGAANKAGVCATCHGNFTECPGHFGYLKLTLPVFNVGFFNSILNVLKCICKACARILLLENDRRIFLKKMRNPKADIFMKNALMKKIRDKCKISICPWCGSRNGVVKKARSSFAIAHDFSRSVDESIEVVRAALSHIKAKSSFQIVHVLSPVTVLSLFKRMVDEDCELLNLYDRPDKLIVTTIAVPPVAVRPSVFVDFGKSSNEDSITTILKNIINTNSILREDLEGAAPPFKCLDCWAHLQIQVVEYINSEAPSVPDSKHRGLIQRLKGKQGRFRGNLSGKRVEFTGRTVISPDPNLKITEVAIPVLMAKKLTYPERVSAYNIEKLRQRICNGPDKYPGANFILLGDGTKQHLRYVDKKTAASELKYGYIVERHLEDGDVVLFNRQPSLHRMSIMCHRARIMPWRTLRFNESVCNPYNADFDGDEMNLHVPQTEEARTEALMLMGVQNNLCTPKNGEILVASTQDFLTSSFLITRKDTFYDRAAFSLMCSYMGDSMDPIDLPSPAIIKPIELWTGKQLFSVLIRPNARTKVFLNLMVKEKIYTKSETMCPSDGYVYFRNSELICGQLGKVTLGNGNKDGLFSVLLRDYNSHAAASCMNRLAKLSARWIGNHGFSIGIDDVQPGEHLNQQKKKKIDEGYRECHELISLYGKGKLTLQPGCNAAQTLELKITGVLNQIRAIAGNVCMNELHWRNSPLIMSQCGSKGSPINISQMVSCVGQQSVGGRRAPNGFIDRTLPHFPINSKTPAAKGFVANSFYTGLTATEFFFHTMGGREGLVDTAVKTAETGYMSRRLMKGLEDLSIYYDETVRNASGGIVQFLYGDDGMDPAKMEGKDGIPLNMDQLFMKVMATCPPREHDMLSPTEALRIMDDRLAKYDMSPEGGCSAAFKKLLSDFVHKRVSALANMRKSLKLDETDMGRKDSTVLENVAAKISGISSKQLEVFLETCISRYHSKKVEAGAAIGAIGAQSIGEPGTQMTLKTFHFAGVASMNVTLGVPRIKEIINASKNISTPIVTATLLNGRDVLSARVVKSCIEKTVLGEVAKALKIVLKSSRPYIVVKLDMDLIEALHMRVSAESVCHSILNHPKIKLKSELSFSI, from the exons ATGCCGCCGCGGGAGGAGAAGCTGCGGTGCACGAAAGAACCCTATATCGAGGACGTCGGTCCTCAAAGAAT AAAGAGTATTCGGTTTAGCACGTTCTCGGGCGAGGAGATAAAGAAACTAGCGGAGGTGCAGGTGTGGAACAATCGAATCTATGGGATTGATTTGAGACCCGTGGAGAATGGGTTGCTTGACCCTAAGATG GGTGCTGCTAACAAAGCCGGAGTTTGTGCTACATGCCATGGGAATTTCACTGAGTGTCCTGGACATTTTGGATATCTAAAGCTGACACTACCTGTTTTCAATGTTGGCTTTTTCAATTCTATTCTTAATGTCTTGAAGTGCATCTGCAAG GCCTGTGCTAGGATACTTCTGTTGGAAAATGATCGGAGAATTTTTTTGAAGAAGATGAGAAATCCTAAAGCTGATATATTCATGAAAAATGCTCTTATGAAGAAAATCAGAGACAAGTGCAAAATTTCTATTTGTCCTTGGTGTGGAAGTAGAAACG GTGTGGTAAAAAAAGCAAGATCATCATTCGCCATTGCTCATGACTTTTCAAGAAGTGTTGATGAAAGCATAGAAGTAGTCCGTGCTGCATTATCTCACATTAAAGCTAAATCATCCTTTCAAATTGTGCACGTTTTAAGTCCAGTTACTGTTCTTTCTCTTTTTAAAAGAATGGTCGATGAG GACTGTGAATTGCTTAATCTTTATGATAGACCCGATAAATTAATCGTGACAACTATTGCAGTGCCACCCGTGGCTGTCCGCCCTTCTGTTTTTGTTGATTTTGGAAAATCAAG CAATGAGGATAGTATCACTACCATATTGAAAAATATAATCAACACCAATTCTATTCTTCGAGAGGATCTTGAAGgtgctgctcctccattcaagtgtTTG GACTGCTGGGCTCACCTTCAAATTCAAGTCGTTGAATATATAAATAGTGAAGCTCCTTCAGTTCCTGATTCAAAACATCGAGGACTTATTCAGAGGCTCAAAGGGAAGCAGGGACGCTTTCGTGGTAACTTGTCAGGAAAACGTGTTGAATTCACTGGAAGGACTGTGATTTCTCCTGACCCGAATTTGAAAATTACAGAG GTTGCCATTCCTGTGCTTATGGCTAAGAAACTAACTTATCCAGAAAGAGTTTCTGCCTATAACATAGAAAAGTTAAGGCAGCGTATATGCAATGGACCTGACAAATACCCAGGGGCAAACTTCATTTTATTAGGTGATGGCACGAAGCA GCATTTAAGGTATGTGGACAAGAAGACTGCTGCTAGTGAACTAAAATATGGTTATATAGTAGAAAGGCATTTAGAAGATGGAGATGTTGTTCTTTTTAACAGACAACCAAGCCTGCATAGGATGTCAATTATGTGTCACAGG GCAAGGATAATGCCTTGGAGAACATTGAGATTTAATGAATCTGTTTGCAACCCTTACAATGCTGATTTTGATGGTGATGAGATGAATTTACATGTTCCTCAAACAGAAGAAGCTCGTACTGAAGCTCTTATGCTCATGGGG GTCCAGAATAATTTGTGCACTCCAAAGAATGGAGAAATATTAGTTGCTTCCACTCAAGACTTCCTGACGTCATCCTTTCTGATTACAAGAAAAGACACATTCTATGATCGAGCTGCATTCTCTCTTATGTGCTCCTATATGGGTGATTCCATGGATCCCATTGATTTGCCTTCACCAGCCATTATCAAG CCTATTGAGCTCTGGACTGGGAAGCAGCTATTTAGTGTTCTTATACGCCCTAATGCACGTACAAAGGTGTTCTTAAATCTTATGGTCAAAGAGAAAATATATACAAAATCTGAGACTATGTGTCCCAGTGATGGATACGTATATTTCCGTAACAGCGAGCTTATATGCGGGCAACTTGGGAAGGTTACACTAG GTAATGGTAACAAGGACGGGCTGTTCTCTGTTCTCTTAAGAGACTATAATTCTCATGCTGCTGCGAGTTGTATGAATCGTTTGGCAAAATTGAG TGCCAGGTGGATAGGAAACCATGGATTTTCAATCGGTATTGATGATGTCCAGCCAGGAGAACATCTTAAtcagcaaaagaagaagaaaattgatgAAGGATATAGAGAATGCCATGAACTTATTTCCTTATACGGCAAAGGGAAACTTACATTGCAGCCTGGTTGCAATGCCGCTCAGACCTTGGAACTTAAGATAACTGGtgtattaaaccaaattagaGCTATTGCTGGAAAT GTTTGTATGAATGAACTCCATTGGAGAAATAGCCCTTTGATTATGTCACAATGTGGTTCTAAGGGTTCTCCCATCAATATCAGCCAGATGGTTTCATGTGTTGGTCAGCAGTCAGTTGGTGGTCGTCGTGCTCCTAATGGATTTATAGATCGAACTCTTCCACACTTCCCTATAAATTCGAAAACTCCAGCT GCTAAAGGTTTTGTTGCTAATTCATTTTACACTGGTTTGACGGCCACCGAGTTCTTCTTCCATACAATGGGTGGACGAGAAGGTCTTGTCGACACAGCA GTAAAAACTGCAGAAACTGGATACATGTCTCGCAGATTGATGAAAGGTTTGGAAGATCTCTCCATTTATTATGATGAGACAGTGCGCAATGCTAGTGGAGGTATAGTGCAGTTTCTTTATGGAGATGATGGCATGGATCCAGCAAAGATGGAAGGAAAGGATGGCATTCCCTTAAATATGGATCAGTTATTTATGAAAGTTATG GCTACCTGTCCTCCTAGAGAACATGACATGTTATCTCCAACGGAAGCTTTACGAATTATGGATGACAGACTGGCAAAATATGATATGTCCCCCGAGGGTGGTTGCTCTGCTGCCTTCAAGAAATTGCTCTCTGATTTCGTTCATAAGCGTGTATCTGCATTGGCAAACATGAGGAAATCACTTAAACTTGATGAAACTGATATGGGGAGAAAGGATTCCACTGTGTTGGAAAATGTTGCTGCTAAGATATCTGGAATTAGTTCTAAACAACTGGAG GTTTTCTTAGAGACATGTATATCACGCTATCACTCCAAAAAAGTTGAAGCTGGAGCAGCCATTGGTGCAATCGGAGCTCAAAGCATAGGAGAACCAGGGACACAGATGACGTTGAAAACATTTCACTTTGCTGGAGTTGCTAGCATGA ATGTCACACTCGGTGTTCCTCGTATCAAGGAAATAATAAACGCCTCCAAAAATATAAGCACACCAATTGTTACTGCTACACTTCTTAATGGTCGTGATGTTTTATCTGCTCGTGTGGTGAAAAGCTGTATTGAGAAGACCGTCTTAGGGGAG GTTGCTAAAGCATTGAAGATTGTGTTGAAATCTAGTCGACCATACATAGTTGTCAAACTTGACATGGATCTAATTGAGGCCTTACATATGAGGGTCTCTGCTGAGTCTGTGTGTCACTCAATCCTAAaccatccaaaaataaaattgaaatctGAG CTTTCTTTCAGCATATAA